In Prescottella soli, a genomic segment contains:
- a CDS encoding asparaginase, which yields MSVELVEVVRSGFRECVHRGSLVVLAPDGTPTLAHGEVHTPIYPRSSNKPMQAVALLRSGFVPRSTEELAIASASHEGETAHVELVEALLSRAGLDETHLQCPPDLPANELARAEVLTSGNPPRTVYMNCSGKHAAMLAACAANGWPTDSYLDPGHPLQRTVIDTVAELSGEPETELGIDGCGLPIIPLSLTNLARAYSRLVTAAPGSPERSVADAIRAHPHVISGTGRDDARLMPAVPGLLCKAGADGIHAGALPDGTAFAFKIDDGHERARLPLTAALLHRLGVTWSEDHAALASQPVLGGGARVGTIRAVPGVF from the coding sequence GTGAGTGTCGAACTGGTGGAAGTGGTCCGATCCGGATTCCGTGAGTGCGTGCACCGCGGATCGCTGGTGGTGCTCGCTCCGGACGGCACGCCCACGCTCGCGCACGGCGAGGTGCACACCCCGATCTACCCGCGCTCGTCGAACAAGCCCATGCAGGCGGTGGCGCTGCTCCGCAGCGGATTCGTGCCGCGCTCGACCGAGGAGCTGGCGATCGCGTCGGCGTCGCACGAGGGCGAGACGGCGCACGTCGAACTGGTCGAGGCGCTCCTGAGTCGTGCGGGGCTGGACGAGACGCATCTGCAGTGTCCGCCGGACCTGCCCGCGAACGAGCTGGCCCGGGCCGAGGTCCTCACGTCCGGCAATCCCCCGCGCACGGTCTACATGAACTGCTCGGGCAAGCACGCCGCCATGCTCGCCGCGTGTGCGGCCAACGGATGGCCCACCGACTCGTACCTCGACCCGGGCCACCCGCTGCAGCGGACGGTCATCGACACGGTCGCCGAGCTCAGCGGCGAACCGGAGACCGAACTGGGCATCGACGGCTGCGGGCTGCCGATCATCCCGCTGTCGCTGACCAACCTGGCCCGCGCGTACTCCCGGCTCGTCACCGCGGCGCCGGGTTCCCCGGAGCGGTCCGTGGCCGACGCGATCCGCGCGCACCCGCACGTGATCTCCGGGACCGGCCGCGACGACGCACGGCTCATGCCGGCGGTACCGGGACTGCTGTGCAAGGCCGGCGCCGACGGCATCCACGCCGGGGCGCTGCCGGACGGCACCGCGTTCGCGTTCAAGATCGACGACGGGCACGAACGCGCGCGCCTCCCGCTGACCGCCGCGCTGCTGCACCGACTCGGCGTCACGTGGTCGGAGGATCACGCCGCACTGGCCTCACAGCCGGTTCTCGGCGGCGGCGCCCGCGTCGGCACCATCCGTGCCGTTCCCGGCGTGTTCTAG
- a CDS encoding PPOX class F420-dependent oxidoreductase, producing the protein MSTDVDTQRPLLDLVASQNKAILATLKRDGRPQLSNVLYAWDPGTRTARVSVTADRAKTRNAARDPRVSLHVSAPDFWSYAVLEGDAELSAVAADPHDAAVDELVETYRAAAGREHEDWDQFRRAMIDERRQVLRIHADRVYGMAGLP; encoded by the coding sequence ATGAGCACCGACGTCGATACACAGCGTCCGCTTCTCGATCTCGTTGCGTCACAGAACAAGGCGATTCTCGCGACGCTCAAGCGCGACGGGCGACCGCAGCTGTCCAATGTCCTGTACGCGTGGGATCCGGGAACCCGCACCGCCCGGGTCTCGGTGACCGCGGACCGCGCCAAGACCCGCAACGCCGCGCGCGACCCGCGGGTCTCCCTGCACGTGAGCGCACCGGACTTCTGGAGCTACGCCGTCCTCGAGGGCGACGCGGAACTGTCCGCGGTCGCGGCCGATCCACACGACGCCGCAGTCGACGAACTCGTCGAGACGTACCGCGCGGCGGCCGGACGCGAGCACGAGGACTGGGACCAGTTCCGGCGCGCGATGATCGACGAGCGCCGCCAGGTTCTGCGGATCCACGCCGACCGGGTGTACGGCATGGCCGGGC
- the purF gene encoding amidophosphoribosyltransferase encodes MTRAELSVNSRNLLATTAPDEDENEPREECGVFGVWAPGEDVAKLTYYGLYALQHRGQEAAGIAVADGSQVLVFKDLGLVSQVFDEQTLGAMPGHVAVGHCRYSTTGSTTWENAQPIFRTTAAGTGVALGHNGNLVNTAELAQRAREAGLINEKRPGAATSDSDIVGALLAHAAADSTLEQAAMKLLPTLRGAFCLTFMDEHTLYAARDPHGIRPLCLGRLDRGWVVASETAALDIVGASFVREIEPGELLAIDADGVRSSRFANPEPKGCVFEYVYLARPDSVISGRSVHSTRVEIGRRLAKEHPAEGDLVIPVPESGTPAAVGYAQGSGIPYGQGLMKNAYVGRTFIQPSQTIRQLGIRLKLNPLKEVIRGKRLVVVDDSIVRGNTQRALIRMLREAGALEIHVRIASPPVKWPCFYGIDFASPAELIANGAEGSGVNATFDEMLDGVRRSIGADSLGYISIDGMVAATEQPRSRLCAACFDGTYPIALPEGGIGKNVLEGMLESAAGAAVSHDNDNADALSRP; translated from the coding sequence GTGACTCGTGCCGAACTGTCGGTCAACAGTCGGAACCTTCTCGCTACGACCGCACCGGACGAGGACGAGAACGAACCTCGTGAGGAGTGTGGCGTCTTCGGCGTCTGGGCGCCGGGTGAGGACGTCGCCAAGCTCACGTACTACGGGCTCTATGCCCTCCAACATCGTGGCCAGGAGGCCGCCGGCATCGCCGTCGCCGACGGCTCGCAGGTGCTGGTCTTCAAGGACCTCGGCCTGGTCAGTCAGGTGTTCGACGAGCAGACCCTCGGCGCGATGCCGGGGCATGTCGCCGTCGGCCACTGCCGCTACTCGACCACGGGCTCCACGACGTGGGAGAACGCACAGCCGATCTTCCGCACTACCGCCGCCGGCACCGGCGTCGCGCTGGGCCACAACGGCAACCTCGTGAACACCGCCGAGCTGGCGCAGCGCGCCCGCGAGGCCGGACTGATCAACGAGAAGCGCCCCGGTGCGGCCACGTCGGACTCCGACATCGTCGGCGCCCTGCTGGCGCACGCCGCCGCCGACAGCACGCTCGAGCAGGCCGCGATGAAGCTGCTGCCGACGCTGCGCGGTGCGTTCTGCCTGACCTTCATGGACGAGCACACGCTGTACGCGGCGCGCGATCCGCACGGCATCCGCCCGCTCTGTCTGGGTCGACTCGACCGTGGCTGGGTGGTCGCGAGCGAGACCGCCGCCCTCGACATCGTCGGTGCGTCGTTCGTGCGCGAGATCGAGCCCGGTGAGCTGCTCGCGATCGACGCCGACGGCGTCCGGTCCTCGCGGTTCGCGAACCCGGAGCCCAAGGGCTGCGTGTTCGAGTACGTCTACCTCGCTCGCCCCGACAGCGTGATCTCCGGTCGTTCGGTGCATTCGACCCGCGTGGAGATCGGCCGCCGCCTCGCCAAGGAGCACCCCGCCGAGGGCGACCTGGTGATCCCGGTGCCGGAGTCGGGCACCCCCGCCGCGGTCGGCTACGCGCAGGGCTCGGGCATCCCCTACGGCCAGGGCCTGATGAAGAACGCCTACGTGGGCCGCACGTTCATCCAGCCGTCGCAGACCATCCGTCAGCTGGGCATCCGGCTGAAGCTGAACCCGCTCAAGGAAGTCATCCGCGGCAAGCGTCTCGTCGTCGTCGACGACTCGATCGTGCGCGGCAACACCCAGCGCGCGCTGATCCGCATGCTCCGTGAGGCCGGCGCGCTCGAGATCCACGTGCGCATCGCCTCGCCGCCGGTCAAGTGGCCGTGCTTCTACGGCATCGACTTCGCGTCGCCCGCCGAGCTCATCGCGAACGGTGCCGAGGGCAGCGGCGTGAATGCCACGTTCGACGAGATGCTCGACGGCGTGCGCCGGTCGATCGGTGCCGATTCGCTCGGCTACATCTCGATCGACGGCATGGTCGCGGCCACCGAGCAGCCCCGCTCGCGTCTGTGCGCGGCGTGCTTCGACGGCACCTACCCGATCGCGCTCCCGGAGGGGGGCATCGGCAAGAACGTCCTCGAGGGGATGTTGGAGTCGGCCGCGGGCGCGGCGGTCAGCCATGACAACGACAACGCGGACGCGCTGTCGCGCCCCTAG
- the purM gene encoding phosphoribosylformylglycinamidine cyclo-ligase has product MTEDSTRTQGASYAAAGVDIEAGDRAVELFAPLAKKASRPEVMGGLGGFAGLFSLKGDYKEPLLAASTDGVGTKLAVAQAMDKHDTVGLDLVAMVVDDLVVCGAEPLFLQDYIAVGRVVPERVAEIVGGIAEGCIQAGCALLGGETAEHPGVMADGDYDLSATGVGVVEADQVLGPDRVRPGDVVIGMGASGLHSNGYSLARKVLLEIDRMSLTGHVDEFGRTLGEELLEPTKIYAKDCLALAAETDVRTFCHVTGGGLANNLARVMPKGLVAELDRGTWSPAPIFTMIAQRGRVERAEMEQTFNMGVGMVAIVAPEDVDRALAVLTARHIDCWTLGSIKKASDADAARALLLGDHPRF; this is encoded by the coding sequence ATGACCGAGGACAGTACCCGCACGCAGGGCGCTTCGTACGCCGCCGCCGGAGTGGACATCGAAGCGGGCGACCGGGCAGTCGAGCTGTTCGCCCCGCTGGCGAAGAAGGCCAGCCGCCCCGAGGTCATGGGCGGCCTCGGCGGGTTCGCCGGTCTGTTCTCACTCAAGGGTGACTACAAGGAGCCGCTGCTCGCGGCCTCCACCGACGGCGTCGGCACCAAGCTCGCGGTCGCGCAGGCGATGGACAAGCACGACACGGTCGGCCTCGACCTGGTCGCGATGGTCGTCGACGACCTCGTCGTGTGCGGCGCCGAGCCGCTGTTCCTGCAGGACTACATCGCCGTCGGCCGCGTCGTGCCGGAGCGCGTCGCGGAGATCGTCGGCGGCATCGCCGAGGGCTGCATCCAGGCCGGCTGCGCGCTGCTCGGTGGCGAGACGGCCGAGCACCCCGGTGTGATGGCGGATGGTGACTACGACCTGTCCGCGACCGGTGTCGGCGTCGTCGAGGCCGACCAGGTGCTGGGGCCGGACCGGGTCCGCCCGGGCGACGTCGTGATCGGCATGGGGGCGTCGGGCCTGCACTCCAACGGCTACTCGCTGGCCCGCAAGGTGCTGCTCGAGATCGATCGCATGTCGCTGACCGGTCACGTCGACGAGTTCGGCCGCACCCTCGGTGAGGAGCTGCTCGAGCCCACCAAGATCTACGCCAAGGACTGCCTGGCGCTGGCGGCCGAGACCGACGTGCGCACCTTCTGCCACGTCACCGGCGGCGGTCTCGCGAACAACCTCGCGCGCGTGATGCCCAAGGGCCTCGTCGCCGAGCTGGATCGCGGCACCTGGAGCCCGGCACCGATCTTCACGATGATCGCGCAGCGCGGTCGCGTCGAGCGCGCCGAGATGGAGCAGACGTTCAACATGGGCGTCGGCATGGTTGCGATCGTGGCGCCCGAGGACGTGGACCGCGCTCTGGCGGTCCTCACGGCCCGCCACATCGACTGCTGGACGCTCGGCAGCATCAAGAAGGCGTCGGACGCCGACGCGGCACGTGCGCTGCTCCTGGGCGATCACCCGCGCTTCTGA
- a CDS encoding DUF3073 domain-containing protein, with amino-acid sequence MGRGRAKAKQTKVARELKYSSPSTDFDSLQRELSNGGAPSSPRNGGVIADKRADEDPRSRWDEDDYDDWRR; translated from the coding sequence ATGGGCCGCGGCCGGGCTAAGGCAAAGCAGACCAAGGTTGCACGGGAGCTCAAGTACAGCTCGCCGTCCACGGATTTCGACAGCTTGCAACGAGAGCTCTCGAACGGCGGAGCACCGAGCTCGCCCCGCAACGGCGGAGTGATCGCGGACAAGCGCGCCGACGAGGATCCTCGCTCGCGCTGGGATGAGGACGACTACGACGACTGGCGTCGTTGA
- a CDS encoding YgfZ/GcvT domain-containing protein: MADSPLVAPSPLLSTPGAVPPPEGSPDTGVAWHYGDPFAEQRAATRAVAVVDRSHRFVIAISGDERLTWLHTISSQHVAALPDRTSAENLSLDLNGRIEHHWVQTDIDGVTWIDTEADRGPDLLGFLQKMVFWSKAEPRDGNDMAVLSLIGPDATSPAVLAALGVTDLPDVYQAVSLEGGGFLRRMPWPTADSFDLLVPRSDLPRWWTALTDAGARPAGSWAFEALRVAAYRPRIGVDTDDRTIPHEAGWIGGPAEHGAVHLDKGCYRGQETVARVHNLGKPPRHLVMLHLDGSAEGRPEVGEAVTADGRAVGRLGTVVDHFEWGPIALALVKRTVPADTALVTGPCAASIDEDSVPRHDEVQAGREAVDRLRGRR; the protein is encoded by the coding sequence TCGCCCGATACCGGCGTCGCCTGGCACTACGGCGACCCGTTCGCCGAACAGCGCGCCGCGACCCGCGCGGTCGCCGTCGTCGACCGCTCCCACCGGTTCGTGATCGCGATCTCCGGCGACGAGCGCCTGACGTGGCTGCACACCATCTCCAGCCAGCACGTCGCGGCCCTGCCGGACCGCACCAGCGCCGAGAACCTCAGCCTCGACCTCAACGGCCGGATCGAGCACCACTGGGTGCAGACCGACATCGACGGCGTCACCTGGATCGACACCGAGGCCGACCGCGGACCCGACCTGCTGGGCTTCCTGCAGAAGATGGTGTTCTGGTCCAAGGCCGAACCCCGCGACGGCAACGACATGGCCGTGCTGAGCCTGATCGGCCCCGACGCGACCTCGCCCGCGGTGCTCGCGGCGCTGGGCGTCACCGACCTGCCGGACGTCTACCAGGCGGTGTCGCTGGAGGGCGGCGGGTTCCTGCGCCGGATGCCGTGGCCCACCGCGGACTCGTTCGACCTCCTGGTGCCGCGCTCCGACCTGCCCCGGTGGTGGACCGCGCTCACCGACGCCGGGGCCCGACCGGCCGGATCGTGGGCGTTCGAGGCCCTGCGGGTGGCCGCGTACCGGCCGCGCATCGGCGTGGACACCGACGACCGCACCATCCCCCACGAGGCCGGCTGGATCGGCGGCCCCGCCGAGCACGGCGCCGTGCACCTCGACAAGGGCTGCTACCGCGGCCAGGAGACCGTGGCGCGCGTGCACAACCTCGGGAAGCCGCCGCGGCACCTGGTGATGCTGCACCTCGACGGCTCCGCCGAGGGTCGCCCCGAGGTGGGCGAGGCGGTGACCGCCGACGGCCGCGCCGTCGGGCGACTCGGCACCGTCGTCGACCACTTCGAGTGGGGGCCCATCGCGCTCGCGCTCGTGAAGCGGACCGTGCCCGCGGACACCGCACTCGTGACCGGACCCTGCGCCGCGTCGATCGACGAGGACTCCGTGCCCCGGCACGACGAGGTCCAGGCGGGGCGGGAAGCCGTCGACCGGTTGCGCGGCCGCCGGTGA
- a CDS encoding sterol carrier family protein, whose translation MPARRAVDPAELRSALLAVGPWLRGEDDTKPARAVLAAAVRLSARTLEQIAPGSSVEVRVPPFVAVQCIEGPRHTRGTPPNVVETDPRTWLQLVTGLVGFDDATAAGSLDASGSRAGEIGHWLPLLRL comes from the coding sequence ATGCCAGCCCGTCGTGCCGTCGATCCCGCCGAACTCCGCAGCGCCCTGCTCGCCGTCGGGCCGTGGCTGCGGGGCGAGGACGACACGAAGCCGGCCCGCGCCGTGCTGGCGGCCGCGGTCCGGCTCAGCGCCCGCACCCTCGAACAGATCGCCCCCGGTTCGAGCGTCGAGGTGCGGGTGCCGCCGTTCGTCGCGGTGCAGTGCATCGAGGGGCCCCGGCACACCCGTGGCACGCCGCCGAACGTCGTCGAGACCGACCCCCGGACCTGGCTGCAGTTGGTGACCGGACTGGTCGGCTTCGACGACGCGACCGCCGCCGGATCGCTCGACGCGTCGGGCAGCCGGGCGGGGGAGATCGGCCACTGGTTGCCGCTGCTTCGCCTGTGA
- a CDS encoding MOSC domain-containing protein, whose translation MTGRVEAVCVVFAERDAPSKRSPRTAIDKRPVDGPVRVELGGVTGDHVCDTKFHGGRDKAVYAYSAEEADRWGDELGRSLAPGWFGENIRVVGVPTTDAVIGTRWRIGTTELEVTEPRVPCGTFAHWTGEPQWVKRFTARADVGAYLRVLAPGHLQAGDPVEVLSVPAHGVTVRDVFVGDDPARLRALLAGQPDLADGADARVRKFLSRLEEQVSS comes from the coding sequence GTGACGGGGCGCGTCGAGGCGGTGTGCGTCGTGTTCGCCGAGCGCGACGCCCCGAGCAAACGGTCACCGCGCACGGCCATCGACAAGCGGCCCGTCGACGGCCCGGTGCGGGTCGAGCTGGGCGGGGTCACCGGCGACCACGTGTGCGACACGAAGTTCCACGGCGGCCGCGACAAGGCCGTCTACGCGTACTCCGCGGAGGAAGCGGACCGGTGGGGTGACGAGCTCGGCCGGTCCCTCGCACCCGGCTGGTTCGGGGAGAACATCCGTGTGGTGGGCGTCCCGACCACCGACGCGGTGATCGGAACTCGCTGGCGGATCGGCACCACCGAGCTCGAGGTCACCGAGCCGCGGGTGCCGTGCGGGACGTTCGCGCACTGGACCGGCGAACCGCAGTGGGTCAAACGCTTCACCGCGCGCGCCGACGTCGGCGCCTACCTGCGGGTGCTGGCGCCCGGGCACCTGCAGGCCGGTGACCCGGTGGAGGTCCTGTCGGTCCCGGCGCACGGGGTGACCGTCCGCGACGTGTTCGTGGGCGACGACCCTGCCCGGCTGCGCGCGCTCCTCGCCGGGCAACCCGATCTCGCGGACGGGGCGGACGCCCGCGTCCGGAAGTTCCTGAGCCGTCTGGAAGAACAGGTGTCGTCGTGA